tgggggtgggagtggtGGAGTGCAGAGAGCTCCAGACTCACCCatacatttccttcctttttggcTGGGTCACATGGGGCAAGTCTCCTAGCTTCTCTGacccttagtttcttcatttgtgacaTGGGTTCTGACCTCATGAGGGATAATATGTTAGGTATTAGGGTGATTAATTATGATTGACAGGGAATAGTGCTTTTAGGGGACCAGGGTCTTGAAAGAAGGGTTGTCCTGGGGTTTCTGGGCCTCTACCAGCCAGCTGTCATGATGCAAATTGAGGAGAGTCAAGTAGAGCGAAGGTATCCAGGGCTTGGGGTGGCTGAATCTAGTGTCTTCCCTTCAGAGTACAAATGACTCAGTCCTGGCCGTTGGCTTCAACCCTCGTGACAGCAGCTGCATCGTCACCAGTGGGAAATCTCACGTCCACTTCTGGAATTGGAGTGGTGGAGTAGGGGTTCCTGGGAATGGGACCCTTACCCGGAAACAGGGTGTCTTTGGGGTGAGGCATGGATAAGTGGAAGGTGATGGGGAGGGCAGAGTGGAAGAGGAAGCACTGGGCTGAGTACTATGGACCCTAAGGTTCCCTAACCCCTACCTGCcctatgactttttctttttttttttttttttttgagacggagtcttcctcttgtcgcccaggccagagtgcaatggcactatctcggctcactgcgacctccgcttcctaggttcaagcaattctcctgcctcagcctcccggagtagttgggattacagatgtgcgccaccacgcccggctaatttttgtatttttaagagagacagggtttcatttcatcatgttggccgtcgctcccagctcttttttttttgagacagtgccttgctctatcacccaggctggagtgcagtgcgggatttcaccatattggccaggctggtcacaaactcctggcctcaggtgacccgcccgccttggcctcccaaagtgctgggattacaggcgtgagccactgtacctggcttgtCCTGCGACTTTGAATTTTTGCCCTTCCCTTTGACCTCTGCTATCTGCTCTCCCTTCCCGCTAGAAATACAAGAAACCCAAGTTTATTCCTTGCTTTGTGTTCCTTCCGGATGGAGACATTCTCACTGGAGACTCAGAGGGGAACATTCTCACCTGGGGGCGGAGCGCTTCAGATTCCAAGACCCCGGGCAGGGGTGGGGCCAAAGGTATGCGGCTGGGGGTGGCATCTGGGAAGTCTAGTACTCCAGAGGTTCTGTGGGAACAGAGAGAGGGTTTCCcattcccatctttttttttttttttttttttttttttgagacgggatcttactctgttgcccaggctggagtgcagtggtgtgatcttggttcaccgcaacctctgcatcccaggttcaagcgatcctccctcttcagtctccaagtagctgggattacaggcacacgccaccacgcctagctaatttttgtatttttagtagagacggggttttgccatgttggccaggctggtctcgaattcctgacctcaagtgatctgctcaccttggcctcccaaagtgctgggattacaggtgtgagccactgcgcccagccaggtttCCCACCTTTTTCCCTTGAGAGTTGATAGTTCTCTGGGGGGCTGGTCTAGAAGGGTGTGGGCAGCACAGCAAAGGAGAAACGGCTGGAGCTTTGTGTTTGCCAGATCTCAGGTTCAGATTCCAGTTTTGCCATTAGTTGCCTGGCCTTTAGGAAGTTACCgcacttctctgagtctcagttgtcctgtttgtaaaatggggagaataacaGATGTGTTGGCAGTATGAGGATGAGACATAGTAGTCGGTGCATTCAATGGCTGGGAGTTCTTACTCTATTGTGGCAGCCAAAGCTGGCCGTTTCTCACTCCCCTGTACCCCCAAAACATGACCTGCCTGGGGCTTTGCCAACAGAGACCTATGGGATTGTGGCCCAGGCTCATGCTCATGAAGGTTCCATCTTCGCCTTGTGTCTCCAGCGGGACGGGACAGTGCTGAGTGGTGGCGGGCGGGACCGCCGGCTGGTACAGTGGGGGCCCGGGTTGGTGGccctccaggaggctgaggtgagggctgggctggggtcaAGGGAGTGAGGGAGAAGAGCAATGGTCAGTGGGCTCTTGACATTCTGCCACCACTCTGCAGATTCCTGAGCACTTTGGGGCCGTGCGAGCCATTGCTGAAGGGCTTGGCTCTGAGCTGCTGGTGGGAACCACGAAGAATGCATTGCTGAGGGGAGATCTGGCCCAAGGCTTCTCCCCTGTAATCCAGGTTGGGGGTTAAGGGCTCAGGGGAGGAAGGGGCAAAGGGGTGTGAGAGAGGGGCAGGAGTGACAGTCATGCTGTGCTGCAGGGCCACACTGATGAGCTCTGGGGGCTCTGCACACACCCCTCCCAGAACCGCTTCCTCACCTGCGGCCATGACCGGCAGCTCTGCCTGTGGGATGGGGAGAGCCATGCGCTGGCCTGGAGCATCGACCTCAAGGTAGAGCCCTGTGCCCCTGGATCCCCCATGCCACACCCACCAGGACACCTGTGGCCACCACGCCTTCCCTAGCACCTtgccttctgcctcccagaggTGGCCAGTTTGTACTGGTATGGGTGCACTGGTTACtctaatattaattcttctgtaCTGATTGGTAAAAGCTGATGCTTCTAGTACCACCTGGGCATTCCCTGCTGCCCCCAGAACCCCTCAGACTTCCTCTTGGTCCAGCACCTAAATGGTTAATCTTCGGCACAGCTGTTGGCCTCAGTTCTGTGGTTAAATGTTTTGATATCACTCCCTGTTTAGGCTCCAGTGACACCCAGGtgtcccttccctctcttcccatcTTCTCCTTGGGAGTAAGTGGCTTTGAAGTTATCAGGAGGACAAGGGGTCCCCTCTGGTTCCCTCACTAGAAAGGCATTGTCTTGAATTCaccttctcccctctcccaggAGACTGGTCTCTGTGCTGACTTCCACCCGAGTGGGGCAGTTGTGGCCGTAGGACTGAACACGGGGAGGTGAGAGGGAGCCAGGACTCCCAGGAGGGAAAGCAGGGAGGTTTGGGAAGGGTTCCTGGTACTGGGGGAGTGGGCGAGAGTGACCGCCTCTGCCCAGGAGCCACCTGCGCCTTGGCACTCCTCCGTGCCTCTCCCTGCAGCCCCTGCCACCTGGGCTCCCCTCCTCTCCTGTGGTAACcgttcctccccctcccccaaccacgGTCTCCTCCAAGCCTGGGAGTGGAGGAGGCGGCAGCCCAGGATAGAGCAGTGGGAATGGGAGGGGCATAGACAAACACAGGGAAGTGACAGGCTTCCAGCCTGCACAGGGCCTTTGTAGTCGGTCCCTGGTCTGTAGTTTCAGATTCCTTTTTCAGACGGCATTAGAAGCCCCTCAGCCTTTATCCACACTTAGCTCCTTTCCATCTCCCAGCATAAGAATGCAgtggtggctgggtgcggtggctcatgcctataatcctcgcgttttgggagctgaggcgggtggatcacttgaggtcaggagtccaagaccaggctggccaacatggtgaaaccctcatctctactgaaaacacaaaaattagccgggcatggtggtgcgcacctggaattctagctacttaggaggctgaggcatgataattacttgaacccaggaggtggaggttgcggtgagatcttgccactgcactccagcctgggtgacagagtgagactctgtctcagaacaataacaacaacaacaacaacaaactaaaaaaagaatGCACGTGTGACCTGTCATCTACATCAGagcttttctgtgtgtgtttctgagcTTCTCTGATTTGCCATCCCCAAGCCTACCCAGGGTGGCCTACCTGGGGGTCTCCTCACATCTTGCCTTTTTGTCTTCCTATCTgcctccactcccctcccttcCAGGTGGTTGGTTTTGGACACAGAAACCAGAGAGATCGTGTCTGATGTCATTGATGGCAATGAGCAGCTCTCAGTGGTCCGGTACAGCCCAGGTGGGAGCCACCCCAACCCTGGACTCACATGTGTCCCTGGCCCTTCCCTCTCTGAGTGACTGTATTTGCAGATGGGTTGTACCTGGCCATTGGTTCCCATGACAACGTGATCTACATCTATAGTGTTTCCAGTGATGGTGCCAAATCCAGCCGCTTTGGCCGCTGTATGGTGAGGAAGTTGGGGCGTGTGGTGGGGCATGATAACAGCTGGGAAACTCAGGGGTCTGATGCATCAAGGGGGCTCTGGGGATGGGAAATGGATGGGATACTTTAAAACTCTTGACCTTTGCTCCCAGGGTCACTCCAGCTTCATCACTCATCTTGACTGGTCCAAGGATGGGAATTTCATCATGTCCAATTCTGGGGACTATGAGATTCTTTACTGTGAGTGGCAGTGGAGCAGGACATGGGGAGAGGGTAATTGGAGTGGGTTTTATGTAGGGGGGTCTTAGAGGTGTTGTCAGATAAGGGAGTGGAGATAGGGTTAAAGTGGAGTTGGAATTATACATAGAAATTTTGTGATTTGGAAACAACGAGTTTCACACCATGTCTTGTTGACTTGAGGGAGCTGAAAAAtgctctaagaagtttctcagggcAAGCGTGAAGGACTTGACTTATCTAGGGAGGAGGAACTCATGGAAGCTGTTAGAACTTCAGCCAGTGCTCAGGACAGGACGCACGCAGGGTGGGTTTCACAGGGGGAGGAGGTCACTACTACAGTGACCAGATCACATGCCATCGCTGGGTTTCATGCCAGTCTTTCCAATCTGGCTTTTCCTGGCATCTTCCCTACTGAGGGCAGCGTGAGAGCTGAGCTGGGCGGGCTCCCTCTCCCCAGGGGACGTGGCTGGAGGCTGCAAGCAGCTGAAGAATCGCTATGAGAGCCGAGACCGGGAATGGGCTACCTACACCTGTGTGCTGGGTTTCCACGTCTACGGTGAGCAGGGGCGTGGAACCCTGCTggaggggtgggggacaaggTGGAGCCCAGTTTGGGCTCGGAACGCTGGGCGTGTGTCATTGGGTGAGAGTCCAGAAACCTGAAGATCCAGCCCAGGAGGCCCCTCCGGCCCTCGGGACCGGGAAGGCTTTCCTGGAACGCGACAGTGGGTGGCTGCGGCTGCCGGAGCGCCTGAAACGGTGTAGCTCTGGGCCGTGGGTGGCGGTGGGTAGGAGGTCGGGCTGAGGCCGGCCACTGTGCTAGGCGTGTGGCCGGACGGCTCCGATGGGACCGACATCAACTCCCTGTGCCGCTCCCACAACGAGCGCGTGGTGGCGGTGGCCGACGACTTCTGCAAAGTGCATCTATTCCAGTACCCGTGCGCTCGTGCCAAGGTGAGGCCGCGGGGGCCGCCGGGGTGGGACGGGTGGGCCCGAGGGCTCCGCCGCCACTGCAAGTCTTCCCTCCCGCCCAGGCGCCGAGCCGCATGTACGGGGGCCACGGCAGCCACGTGACCAGCGTCCGGTTCACGCACGACGACTCGCACCTTGTCTCGCTGGGCGGCAAGGACGCCAGCATCTTCCAGTGGCGAGTGCTGGGCGCTGGGGGCGCGGGGCCGGCGCCTGCCACGCCCTCTCGAACCCCCTCCCTGTCCCCCGCCTCCTCCCTCGACGTTTGATCGCTGCCGGCGGGACCTACTGGCCTGGCGGCGTGGCCCCGCCCCGCTCTGCCCCGCCCTAATCCCCCACGACCAGGGGCCGACTCTTTCCTCGACTGACTTCGAAACATTCCCGACGGTGCATTTCCCTGGAGGGCGCGAGCGGCGCCCCTGCACACACTGTTTAGACCCGCTGGTTGAGCCGGGCAGCCCCAACCTAGGCCTTGACTCCCGCTGCCTGCTGAGGGGCAATAAACCAGAACCAAAGTCGCCTCCCGGTGCTTTTGTGGGGCGCTGCTGGGTGCCTCCGGGGCCCTGTGGGGTGGGGACGAAGGAAAAGAGGCGTGCGGAAAGGGCAAGGGAGCGTAGACCATTTATGCAAATAACAGGCAAAGCCGCTTGCAAATAACCTGGCGAAGCGCTAAGGCGCGCGAGTCTTCGGGGCGGGAGGAGGAGTTGCAGGGCTCCAGCTAGGACAGAGTTAAGCCCCACTCCTCTCCCGCCCTCGGAAAAAGGGGTGGGGGGGGTGCCGAGCTGCAACGGAAATAGCCGAGCGATTGGCCGACAGGAGCCGAACTTCTTCCGGAAGTAGCCGATCTGCGGGGTCTCGCTCTCCGACCTGAGCCGAGCAGTGGGCCTTGTTCTCCGGATCGGCCGAAGGTGTTACGGAAGGAGGCGAACCCTGAGGCGGGCCGGGCAAGCCTTCCCTGCGGCCGGCAGAGCTCAACGACTAGTGGGACTcggcgggggtgggggcagctGCAGCCTGGCAGGAGCCGAGCTCGTTCCGGAAGAAGCCGAGCGGACCGGGGCCAGCCTCAGCGTCCCGGGAGTGAGGCGATAGCTGCGGCGGCGACAGCGCGGGCCGGGATGAACCGCGACGGCTGAGGCAGCGGAGGTGACGGCTGCGCGGGCCCCAGTGAGACTCCCTCGAAGCGCCAGCCCACCGTTCAGGGCTTTGCCTCTAGCCGAGCCCTGCCCCCGCGAGCCTCCCGGACCCCTTTGTGCGGCCGGAGGCGGCGGCGGGAACGGCCATGGCGGCCAACATGTACCGGGTGGGAGGTGAGTACCGGGCGCAGGGGTACAGGGTCCGGGGCGGGAGAGGTTGTGGTCGGGACCGGAGGGGCTCGGCACCGGGTGGCGCGAGGCGCAGCGTATGGGGCGGCATGGACCGGAGCGCGGACCGGAACCGGAACCGGGAGACGAGGAGCTAGGGTGCGGGAAACCGCGACGCGGCAGGGCGCCGAGACTCCTGGAGAGAAGCTGCGGGCAGCCCCGACGGCACTTTCAGGGCTGCGTCGGGGGCTCCTCGGGGCACGGAGTGGGCTTCGGAAACCGGTTCCGAAGGAGCTGACAGGGTGGGGAGGGAACGCGAGGGGCTGGGGCGACGGCTTTGCCACCGCGGAGGAGCCGCCCGGAGGTTTCCTCTTCCCAGGCGTTATTGTGCGCCTCAGTTCGAAAAGGTGGGGGCCCTGCGCTAGAGCGAACAATTACTTCGCCGCGACTGAGGTGCAACTCGTTGCTGAGTTGTGGGGACTGCAGGGGAATCCCTGCTTCTTGCCTGTTCCTTAAGGCTCACTTTTGAGTAATGGATCTGATTTTAGAACTAGgtgcggtgggggtgggggacatcCTTATTTTCTCTTAGTCTTTACACTTTCACATCTCAGCGCGCTCTCTGCCTGAATCCTTATCTTCTTTTGATCCACTCAGGCCAACTTTCTCTCCTACTCTGGTGCTCTGCGTCTCTCCCATCTCCTCTGATCTTCGTGGttctcccccctcccttcccttacAGATTACGTCTATTTTGAGAACTCCTCCAGCAATCCTTACCTGGTTAGACGGATTGAGGAACTCAACAAGGTGAGTGGAGCAgaatctctctccctccctcccccagtggTCTCTTCTGAGGTTTCTAACTTCGGGTGGAAGAGAGGACCCTATACTAAGTACCcattcatattcattcattcattcattggatGTATTCAGGAAAGGCTATTGAGAGCTTAGCAGGAACTTTACTATTCTGTCTCTTGGGGGCAAAGGAAAGGGATTTGGAAGTCTGTCCTTGAATGTAAGTGTTTACTCATATTTTCTTGGGCTTTTTAATTTAGGTCCCTCTGAAACTTACTGTTATTTgtctctttgtgtatttctgttcCCAGATGATCAATTTTCACTGCTAcgttgttttgtttctgtttttgtttttttcctccccttAGACTGCAAATGGAAATGTGGAGGCAAAGGTCGTCTGTCTTTTCCGGCGCAGGGACATTTCTAGTAGCCTCAACAGCTTGGCTGATAGTAATGCCAGTGAGTATCTTCATCCCTTTcttttccccctccccatgatctGAGGCCTGCGCATGTCCCTGCAGGTATTTCCCCTGGTAGCATGCCCAAGGCAGAGGTGTGAGTTTGAGGGTGGGAAATGCCTGGCCTGAGGAGGGAGACCTGTTTTTACACGTTGGGGTTGGAAGCAGGGTGGAGAGATTGTGATATGGTTTGTGTATGAGAGTAGGAGAGAGACGATAAGGTTGATTTAGGGGATGAAGACGGGGTTTAGAGAAACAGAATGCTTTTCTAAAGGGGGGCAGTTTGGGGTACACTGGGACAGTAGGTGGTGACTGAAGGTCAAGGTGAAGAGGAAGAGATTGTACTGAGAAGCCCGCATAACAGAAGCAGCCTTATTTTGTAATCACAAGGTGGTGAGAATACCTGGAAGTTAGAAGATGGCTGGAAGTTTTCTTGCACTTTTTAATTTCTCACCTTGCCCATTTCCCCACCTGCCACCCCCCATTTTACatctttcccttttcattttgCTCTATTTTCATCCTCTTTAaggtctcattttctttttttaaaaaaaaatattttccttagctgctttttcctttcctgctttggttttctttttccttccttttgttccaCCTTTctaaatcattttcctttttcagactGCTCTGGGTGAGAAGGGGTTAAAGAGGAGCCTGGCTAACCAAGTTCCCTGGCCCTTTAGGGTTTCCAGCCCCATCTGGCAGGGGCTGACCTTGGCCTTGTCCAATCAGAAGGGGTGTTGGGGGTGTGGTCCCCCTTGCCTTAGCACAGGGTTTCCGGAGCACACAAGCGAGGGGTGGAGCCTACTGAACAACCCCCCCTTCTCCCTGAGGTTGGGAACAATGCACCAATGAGCCTGGGCCTGAGGCTTTTCTGCCCCCTCCCACTTTGGTTGGCGCCTAGCCAGATTAACCCCTTCCACTAGGTTTCAGGGCAAGCTGCAGCTCTTTCAGGAGGAAGATGTTGGCACTAGCTTGAGAGGTGTTGTCCTTGAAAACCCTAGGAACTATTATTAGCCAAGTAGAGAATGAGGGATAGTTAGGGCTGCATGTGATGTTTTAGTGCAAAGAGTCTCCTGAAATTGAAAAGAACTGGTAAACACAGtcttgtgtgattttttttttcatcttactGGGTTGCTGGACCTCAGGCTGGTTTAGCAAGAGACAAATGTAATGTTCTTGCTGGCCTGTTGTGGACTTTGGTGTCTGAGCATTGGCAGCTGGGTAGCGATGTATGTCTACAGCATTCTTCGTACTCTCAGCAGTTCTTCCCTAAGAGCATTACTGATAGAGTTGGGAGCATCCATGATGGGGTATACAGCTAAGAAGGAAAGCTGGTAGGATAAAGGCATAGAAGGCAGACACCTGGGAAATGTGACAAAAAAACAGCcaagatagcaaatattttccctGAGTTAGAGTTTCCAGGGTGGTGTCTTGCTGGATCCATTTCTGACTTGGTTTCTTCCTCCTTAATCTCCCAGGGGAGTTTGAAGAGGAATCAAAGCAGCCAGGGGTGTCTGAGCAGCAGCGCCATCAACTGAAGCACCGGGAACTTTTTCTTTCTCGGCAATTTGAATCATTACCAGCCACCCACATAAGGTACAGGACAACTGGGGCCAGAATAGCCTGCATGCACTTACGTAGAAGATGGAGAGAAGGAGGTGGTCTTCAGAGAtgctgtggggagggagagtggggCTCACCGGGGTTTTCCGATCTGTCTTCTATAGGGGGAAATGCAGTGTGACCCTCTTGAATGAGACAGATATCTTGAGCCAGTACCTGGAAAAGGAGGTGAGAAAGAGATGttgagagaagagggaggggaaTGGGTATTGCTCACaaaagggagggggaaaggaggaCAATGAAAAGGTACCGGGTTGCCAGACTGCCGGTCATGGAAACTCAGATACACCTCCCTCCCTGCCGCCTATGTGGATTGCTGCCCTGCTTACCTTGTCTCTCCCCAACTCCAGGACTGCTTTTTTTACTCACTGGTGTTTGACCCTGTGCAGAAGACACTTCTAGCTGATCAGGGCGAGATTAGAGTTGGTTGCAAATATCAAGCTGAGATCCCAGATCGCTTGGCAGAGGGTAAGCAACAGGACAAGACTGTATGGCTACCAAGTTATCTAATTCTAAGGggcactttaattttttttatttttttttgagatggggtcttgctctgctgcccaggttggagggtaatggtgtgatctcagctcactgcaagctccgcctcacgggttcatgccattcttctgtctcagcctcccgagtagctgggactataggctcccgccacaacgcctggctaattttttggtatttttagtagagacggggtttcactgtgttagctagggtggtcttgatctcctgacctcatgatccgcctgccttggcctcccaaagtgctgggattacaggcgtgagccaccgcgcctggccccaaggGGCACTTTAGTATTATAGTCTCTGTGAATGGTGTCACCTGGGGTTGTGTAGTACACAGTCTGCAGGGCTCTCTGCCATGACCCTGACAGAATGGGACCGTAggaacctgaaaagggcaaatgGGAACAGTTGGGATGAGAAGTCAGAGAGTTGACAGAATCCAagcagaagaagaggaaggaggaagtgcTATTGTGAATGAAAAGACACCAACTATTTCCTCCTGCCCTCTCCCTGTGGTTGCCATTGTTCTGTTCCCCAGGAGAATCTGATAATCGGAACCAACAGAAGATGGAGATGAAGGTCTGGGACCCAGACAACCCTCTCACAGACCGGCAGATCGACCAGTTTCTCGTGGTGGCCCGGTGAGGGGTGGGTGGATAGGGAAGATGGGCTGGGGGAGGTGTGGACATTGTTCTGAGTTCCATGGTTCTTAGAGGTggactttatttctttcattggcatagatgttttccttctttctcttctggctTAGTTTCCCAGCCCACTTGGGCTTTCTTCTTTGGCTTTTGACTTCTCAATTTCTCCCTTAGAGCTGTGGGAACCTTTGCAAGAGCTCTAGATTGCAGTAGCTCCATTCGGCAACCAAGCTTGCACATGAGTGCAGCTGCTGCCTCCCGAGATATCACCCTGGTGAGCAGAAGTTGGTGGGTAGTTGGGCAGGCTGGGCTTTCTGGGGACTTGCAGAGCCTAGGGACAGGAGAGGAGGGTATCTCTGAGGGAATGGGAgtgttttttgtgttgtttttttttttttttgagatggagtctcgctctgtcgcccaaggtggagtgcagtggcgcgatctcagctctctgcaagctccgcctgctgggttcacaccattctcctgcctcagcctcccgagtagctgggactacaggcacccgccaccacgcctggctaattttttgtatttttagtagagacagggtttcaccgttttagccaggatgatctcgatctcctgacctcgtgatctgcccgcctcagcctcccaaattgctggttttatgggcgtgagccaccgtgcctggccgggaGTGGGAGTGTTTTAAGGAGCAGGAAGGGAGTGGTGCCAAAAGTTTCAGATCCTCAGTTGCTCTCCGTCTTCCCCATAGTTTCACGCCATGGATACCTTGCAAAGGAACGGCTATGACCTGGCTAAGGCCATGTCGACCCTGGTACCCCAGGGCGGCCCGGTGCTGTGTCGGGATGAGATGGAGGAATGGTCAGCCTCAGAGGCCATGCTATTTGAGGAGGCCCTAGAGAAGTATGGGAAGGACTTCAACGATATTCGCCAGGATTTTGTAAGTGGATGACGCTAGGAGGAGAGGTGACAGGTGAGGGAACCAGGACCTGGGGCCAGATGCCTGCTCATTCTTCTCCCTCTGCCCCTTAGCTACCCTGGAAGTCACTCGCCAGCATAGTCCAGTTTTATTACATGTGGAAAACCACAGACCGGTATATTCAGCAGGTATCATCTGGGCTGGGGAGGGTGGACCATAGGCTACCTGCTGACCTCTGCCTTTGAAGTTGATGATATTCTCCCTGCTCtgatccttctctttcttttttccttcttacaGAAAAGATTGAAAGCTGCTGAAGCAGACAGCAAACTGAAACAGGTCTACATCCCCACCTAGTAAGTGTAGTGGTTAGGGGAGACCAGAgtgttttccttcccttcccctaaCTTGTGCCTTCCTCAGTGATTGGGGGTGGGCAGGAGGTAGGGTCACATTGAGAGTGGAAATTGATTCTTTTCCTTGACCAGTTTCTTGGTTTTTTCCCTTCTCCTCGCCTTCCCCATTAGCACTAAGCCAAACCCTAACCAGATCATTTCTGTGGGTTCAAAACCTGGCATGAATGGGGCTGGATTTCAGAAGGGCCTGACTTGTGAGAGTTGCCACAGTGAGTTATGGGGGCACTGGGATGGTGGGGATGGGTGGAAGGCCTGCTGTGGCTCAAGAATCTGTGGGGCTCAGGTAGCATGCTTCTTCCCTGTCCCCCTCCTCTCCATGCTCTGCAGCCACACAGTCTGCTCAGTGGTATGCCTGGGGCCCACCTAACATGCAGTGCCGCCTCTGTGCTTCCTGTTGGATCTACTGGAAGAAATATGGGGG
This portion of the Macaca mulatta isolate MMU2019108-1 chromosome 14, T2T-MMU8v2.0, whole genome shotgun sequence genome encodes:
- the MTA2 gene encoding metastasis-associated protein MTA2 isoform X1 — translated: MAANMYRVGDYVYFENSSSNPYLVRRIEELNKTANGNVEAKVVCLFRRRDISSSLNSLADSNAREFEEESKQPGVSEQQRHQLKHRELFLSRQFESLPATHIRGKCSVTLLNETDILSQYLEKEDCFFYSLVFDPVQKTLLADQGEIRVGCKYQAEIPDRLAEGESDNRNQQKMEMKVWDPDNPLTDRQIDQFLVVARAVGTFARALDCSSSIRQPSLHMSAAAASRDITLLPWKSLASIVQFYYMWKTTDRYIQQKRLKAAEADSKLKQVYIPTYTKPNPNQIISVGSKPGMNGAGFQKGLTCESCHTTQSAQWYAWGPPNMQCRLCASCWIYWKKYGGLKTPTQLEGATRGTTEPHSRGHLSRPEAQSLSPYTTSANRAKLLAKNRQTFLLQTTKLTRLARRMCRDLLQPRRAARRPYAPINANAIKAECSIRLPKAAKTPLKIHPLVRLPLATIVKDLVAQAPLKPKTPRGTKTPINRNQLSQNRGLGGIMVKRAYETMAGAGVPFSANGRPLASGIRSSSQPAAKRQKLNPADAPNPVVFVATKDTRALRKALTHLEMRRAARRPNLPLKVKPTLMAVRPPVPLPAPSHPASTNEPIVLED
- the MTA2 gene encoding metastasis-associated protein MTA2 produces the protein MAANMYRVGDYVYFENSSSNPYLVRRIEELNKTANGNVEAKVVCLFRRRDISSSLNSLADSNAREFEEESKQPGVSEQQRHQLKHRELFLSRQFESLPATHIRGKCSVTLLNETDILSQYLEKEDCFFYSLVFDPVQKTLLADQGEIRVGCKYQAEIPDRLAEGESDNRNQQKMEMKVWDPDNPLTDRQIDQFLVVARAVGTFARALDCSSSIRQPSLHMSAAAASRDITLFHAMDTLQRNGYDLAKAMSTLVPQGGPVLCRDEMEEWSASEAMLFEEALEKYGKDFNDIRQDFLPWKSLASIVQFYYMWKTTDRYIQQKRLKAAEADSKLKQVYIPTYTKPNPNQIISVGSKPGMNGAGFQKGLTCESCHTTQSAQWYAWGPPNMQCRLCASCWIYWKKYGGLKTPTQLEGATRGTTEPHSRGHLSRPEAQSLSPYTTSANRAKLLAKNRQTFLLQTTKLTRLARRMCRDLLQPRRAARRPYAPINANAIKAECSIRLPKAAKTPLKIHPLVRLPLATIVKDLVAQAPLKPKTPRGTKTPINRNQLSQNRGLGGIMVKRAYETMAGAGVPFSANGRPLASGIRSSSQPAAKRQKLNPADAPNPVVFVATKDTRALRKALTHLEMRRAARRPNLPLKVKPTLMAVRPPVPLPAPSHPASTNEPIVLED